Part of the Candidatus Afararchaeum irisae genome, TCGTAAATACGTGTCTCCCCCTGGGCTACGGCTCCGAGTACAGCCACAGTAGGAACGAGGTCAGGCGAGTCGGAGGCGTCGAACTCAGTGCCCGAAAGATCGCCCGACGTGACCCTCACGACTCCCTCCTCGGTGTCCCAGTCGATGTCGGCACCCATTCTGTCGAGGACGTCGAGTATCACCGAGTCGCCCTGTGGTCCCGGGAAGAGGTTCTCGACTTCGACCTCACCGCCCGCTATGGCTCCCGCCGCGAGGGGGTACGACGCGCTTGAGAAGTCACCCGGGACTCGGAACTCGCCCAGGTCGTAGGTCTGGTCTCCCTCGACGTCGAAGCCGGCTTGAGTCTCTTCGTAATCTATTCCGGCTTCGTCGAGGACTTCGAGTGTTATGTCGACGTAGGGTCTACTCCTGAGTTCGTTCTCTATCTCGATATCTACGCCGTCGGGAGTCAAGGGCGCGGCGAAGAGGAGTGACGATATGAACTGGGACGAGACAGTGCCGTCTATCGACGTTTCACGTCGGTCTATCCTCCCGTCGACGACGAGAGGTGCACAGCCGTTCCGTCTCGTAGAGAAGGCGTCTGAACCGAGCTCTGAGACCGACTTGAGAAGAGGATCGTTGGGACGTGACCTCAGGCTGCGGTCTCCCGTGAGAACCGTCGTGTCGTCGGTGACTGCGGCGGTTCCGGTGAAGAGACGGAGCGTAGTCCCCGAGTTTCCGCAGTCGAGGACGTCGTCGGGAGTCTCAGGAGAACACGACACCCCGTCGACCGAGAGGCTGCCGTCGTCTTCGTCTTCGTCTTCAACCTCGGCTCCGAATCCCTCGGCACACCGTATGCTAGCCCTTATGTCGGCACTCATCAGGGGGTCGAGTACACGCGCTTCGTCGGAGAGAGATCCTGCGAGCACGGCACGGTGGGAGTAGCTCTTGCTCGGAGGTGCTGAGACACGTCCCGAGACTTCTGAGGGAGAGACTCTGATCTTCATACCCCGACTTCGTGGGATACGTCTTTGAATCTGTCGCTGTCGGCTGTCAGAGATGCCGAGAGGTCGACTCAGAGAGGAACGCAGATATACCTCGGGAACTTACAGCGTGTGATGTGATGGAGTCAGACGACTCAGCGCCGAGACACGTCGAGGGAAGATGTGACCTCGGTGACTGCGACAGCTTAGCCACGCGTGCATATGTCGACTCCGACGGCGAGATATACATAGAGGTCTGTCCGAGCCACGGAGAAAGCTTAGAGTCGGAGTTCGACTCCGACTACGACGAGGTCGAACGTGACAGTCCTTACCGCGACGACCCCGAGAGACACGAGTCACACGCGTGTGGAGGTCAAGTCGAGATACACGAGACCCCCGGAGGCTACGAGTACCGAGTCTGCGACTCGTGTGACTACGCGCTTCTGATAGACGACTCTGGAGAAGGAGACGGTGACGGAAACGGAGAAGGCGGCGGGATGGAGGTCGAGTACGTCGACCGCCGAACGTAACCACAACTGCTTTCGGCTCTCGACACGCCTTACGACTAATGAGCGACAGCGATCTTATTGCCGTGGTCGACGACGAGAAATGCAACCCCGACAAATGCGACCACGAGTGTGTCAACTTCGATCCCCTCAACAGGTCTCCGACGGGACCCGAGGGTTTCCACATAGACGAGGAGGTCGGAAAGGCGCGTATCTCCGAACAGGTCGTGATGGAGGGACACACGATCTCGGCAAAGAAATGTCCCTTTGACGCGATACAGCTTGTCAATCTCCAGAAGGAGACGGGAGAGAAGCTCCACCAGTACGGCGAGAACCAGTTCCGTCTCTACGGTCTTCCCGCGCCACAGGAGGGTGAAGTCGTGGGTCTCCTCGGTAGGAACGGCATAGGTAAGTCGACCGCCCTGAGGATACTCTCGGGTGATCTCAAGCCCAACCTCGGAAGGTACGACGAGGATGTGGACTGGGACGAGATCACTACAGAGCACCGGGGCACGTCTTTACAGACCTACTTCGAGAGACTCGCAGAAGACGACATAACCGCGTCGTTCAAGATACAGAGGGTAGACGACATAAAGAGGTCTTTCACCGGAGAGGTGGGTGAACTCCTCGACCAACTCGACGAGAGGGGAAACGTCGACGGTCTTATAGACGCTCTCGACATGGAGTCGTTCGTCGGAAACCGGGTGAGCGACCTCTCGGGCGGAGAGCTACAGAGGGTCGCAGTCGCGGGCTGTCTCGTACGTGACGCCGACGTATATCTGATAGACGAGCCGTCGTCGTTCCTCGACGTCGAACAGCGTCTCAACGTCGCACGTGCGATACGTGACGAGACAGACGACAGGTACTGTGTGGTCGTAGAACACGACCTCGCGACACTCGACCTACTCGCCGATATCGTCCACGTCGTCCACGGAGAGCCCGGGGCGTACGGTATGGTCTCGAACGCTATGACCTCACGCGTCGGTATCAACCAGTACCTCGAAGGCTACCTCAAGAGCCACAACCTGCGTATAAGGAGCGACTCGATAAACTTCGCGGGAGGCACGGGGAGCAAGATGAGGGGCGACGTCCTGATGGAGTATCCCGGGTTCGAGAAGTCTTTCGACTCGTTCTCTCTCGACGTAGACGCGGGCGAGGTACACGAGGCGGAGGTTCTGGGTATAGTTGGACAGAACGCCATGGGTAAGACGACCTTCGCGAAGATGCTTGCGGGCGAACTCGAACCCGACAACACCGACTTCGAGTCACCGGTTCCGATCTCGTACAAGCCCCAGCATATATCCGCGCCGAAGGGGACAGTCAGGTTCGCTCTGTCACAGGTCGCCGACATAAGCTCGACGTCGTTCCAGACACGTGTCGAGAAGCCTCTCGACCTCAAGGAGCTTTACGACAGAGACCCCGAAGACCTCTCGGGCGGAGAGTTACAGAGGGTCGGAATCGCGGCGTGTCTCGGAAGGGACGCGAGCCTACATCTCTTAGACGAGCCCTCCGCGTATCTCGACGTCGAGACACGTGTCAGCCTCGCGAAGAGTCTCAGACGTTTCGCACGTGACACCGAGCGTCCCGTCGTCGTGATAGACCACGACCTCGTCTTCCTCGACTACATCAGCGACCGTGTGATGGTCTTCGAGGGCGAGTCAGGGGTCGAGGGACACGGAAGACAGCCCGAGAAAGTCAAGGACGGCTTCAACCGTTTCCTCAAGCAGGTCGACATCACCTTCCGGAAAGACCCCGACACCGGAAGACCCCGAGCGAACAAGCCCGAGAGCCAGAAGGACAAGACACAGAGGAAGGAGAACGAGTACTACGCCTGAGACTTAGTACCACACCATAACTGACCATATATACACGTATATACTCTAAACCACTATAGATATAAATATAATGAAAGTAAATTTGGTCTGCGTGCTATTCTAAGACACGGATCTGAACGTGCAGAAACTTTATGTAGGTAGAGGTTCAAGGTTAGAACGCGTAGGAGTTAGTCATACGTAAGTCGAAGAGTCAGACAGATACCCCAGATACAAAATATGTTGAGCAAGATAATCTCAGAAACCAAAGAATGCGAGGAGTGTGACCTCGAAGCCGAAAACAGGGTCATACTCGAAGACGGCACCGAGAAGCTTCTCTGTGGGACTCACGCCGACGAGATCATGGAGAACCGACCCATGGAGATAAAGATGATACAGAGCGTCTCTATCTGGGGCTGATCTGAGTCTCTTCTACGACTTCCTCGACCCTCTCAGAGATCCATCCCTCGTCGACGTATCTGTCGTAGACGGGGAGTCTCTCGACGAGTTCGGCGTCAGCCTCGTCGGCGATCTCTTCGAGCTTTCTGACCCGGGGCCAGTCGTAGTCGGGATTTATGTAGTCGTCCGTCACAGGAGAGACTCCTCCTAAGTCGCCCGCACCCGCCTCGACGAGTGAGGCGAGTCTCTGGGTTCCCGAGATGTTGGGCGGAACCTGAACCTCGACGTCGTCGGGGAGTCCGTACCGCGCCATAGCGACGACACGTCTCATCTCTTCGAGAGAGGGTCTCGGGTAATCCGACCTCTCGTTGGGGACGACGTTCTGGAGTATGACCTCCTGTATATGTCGGTGTCTCTCGTGGAGCCGTCGTATCTCCAGTATCGACTCAGCCCTGTCGCGCCAAGTCTCTCCTATTCCGACTAGTATCCCGGTCGTGAACGGGACTCCCGCCTTACCGGCGTCGTCTATCGCCTTTATACGTCTCTCGGGCTTCTTGGTCTCGAATCCGGCGTGGGCGTCGACCTCAGCCGTGGTTTCGAGCATCAGTCCCATAGACGCGTTTACCTCGCTCAGACGCCGAATCTCGTCGAGTTCGAGTACACCCGGGTTCGAGTGAGGCAGAACGCCCATCTCGAGTGCTGTCTCACACGCCTCGTAGAGGTAGTCCAAGACCGTGTCATGTCCCATCGCGTCGAGTCTCTCGTCTATATCCGGATAGACCTCGGGACGTGTCCCGAACGAGAAGAGTGCCTCCGTACACTCCGTCTGTTTCGCGGTTTCGAGAGTCTCCTCGACCTCGTCACGCGACATAATCTCGGCGTTCCCGGGTTCATCGTAGAAGGCACAGTAGTCACA contains:
- the cofG gene encoding 7,8-didemethyl-8-hydroxy-5-deazariboflavin synthase subunit CofG is translated as MEADVLLEVDPEDVDKPDEVSFSRNVFLPLTTACKNACDYCAFYDEPGNAEIMSRDEVEETLETAKQTECTEALFSFGTRPEVYPDIDERLDAMGHDTVLDYLYEACETALEMGVLPHSNPGVLELDEIRRLSEVNASMGLMLETTAEVDAHAGFETKKPERRIKAIDDAGKAGVPFTTGILVGIGETWRDRAESILEIRRLHERHRHIQEVILQNVVPNERSDYPRPSLEEMRRVVAMARYGLPDDVEVQVPPNISGTQRLASLVEAGAGDLGGVSPVTDDYINPDYDWPRVRKLEEIADEADAELVERLPVYDRYVDEGWISERVEEVVEETQISPR
- the aroA gene encoding 3-phosphoshikimate 1-carboxyvinyltransferase, coding for MKIRVSPSEVSGRVSAPPSKSYSHRAVLAGSLSDEARVLDPLMSADIRASIRCAEGFGAEVEDEDEDDGSLSVDGVSCSPETPDDVLDCGNSGTTLRLFTGTAAVTDDTTVLTGDRSLRSRPNDPLLKSVSELGSDAFSTRRNGCAPLVVDGRIDRRETSIDGTVSSQFISSLLFAAPLTPDGVDIEIENELRSRPYVDITLEVLDEAGIDYEETQAGFDVEGDQTYDLGEFRVPGDFSSASYPLAAGAIAGGEVEVENLFPGPQGDSVILDVLDRMGADIDWDTEEGVVRVTSGDLSGTEFDASDSPDLVPTVAVLGAVAQGETRIYDAEHLRYKETDRLAVITEELRKLGAEVEEGQDYLVVDGDATDLRGADVSGHHDHRIVMALSLAGLVADGETVVDTAETVSVSYPDFVEAMGSLGAEIESGE
- a CDS encoding ribosome biogenesis/translation initiation ATPase RLI; the encoded protein is MSDSDLIAVVDDEKCNPDKCDHECVNFDPLNRSPTGPEGFHIDEEVGKARISEQVVMEGHTISAKKCPFDAIQLVNLQKETGEKLHQYGENQFRLYGLPAPQEGEVVGLLGRNGIGKSTALRILSGDLKPNLGRYDEDVDWDEITTEHRGTSLQTYFERLAEDDITASFKIQRVDDIKRSFTGEVGELLDQLDERGNVDGLIDALDMESFVGNRVSDLSGGELQRVAVAGCLVRDADVYLIDEPSSFLDVEQRLNVARAIRDETDDRYCVVVEHDLATLDLLADIVHVVHGEPGAYGMVSNAMTSRVGINQYLEGYLKSHNLRIRSDSINFAGGTGSKMRGDVLMEYPGFEKSFDSFSLDVDAGEVHEAEVLGIVGQNAMGKTTFAKMLAGELEPDNTDFESPVPISYKPQHISAPKGTVRFALSQVADISSTSFQTRVEKPLDLKELYDRDPEDLSGGELQRVGIAACLGRDASLHLLDEPSAYLDVETRVSLAKSLRRFARDTERPVVVIDHDLVFLDYISDRVMVFEGESGVEGHGRQPEKVKDGFNRFLKQVDITFRKDPDTGRPRANKPESQKDKTQRKENEYYA